The DNA region TTGATGAGCTAGGATAATCAACGGGAAACAACGTAAACGGAATTTGAAAACAAAAAGTGAATTGGTTGTGCAAAATATAACGATAAAAAACGAAATTCGGAAATCCATGTAAAATTTGCTGATTGTAACATAATGGTTCATAAATACACAGATTTTTCTATATAATacttttatatgtatatttataatttaatgcaGTTTGATTTTCCCCCCTTTTTTGTTGAGTACACAGTTTTAGATTTTAATACCCTTGAGATAGAACTGAGATATTACTTGCCTCTAATGCTGTTTTATCTTTCTCACAGATACACACATCTACTCTAACTCAACGTTTACGTTCCACCAGCAGCATACATATGTAGAGAAAACGAATTCCAAAGAGATCTGACGACGCCCTTGCGGACAacgaatatttataatatattattgtGATAGTTACTAGTTTTAGCatttttaagcttttaaaCAACCAAACGTTGCAAACCAAAAACGAGAGAGCAGATATCCAAAAGCCACCCAGCTACAAAATTGTAATGCATTCCAAAATGAGTGGACAACATGGGATGGCCATACCAGCCCTGCTGTTGATCGGTAGCCTGGCATATCTGACGTACATCGAGGCCTGCTCCAGCCGCACGGTGCCCAAGCCGCGCTCCTCGGTCTCATCGTCGATGTCCGGCACAGCATTGCCGCCCACCCAGGCGACAAGTAGCACCACAATGCGCCCCACCACGACGACCACGCCCAGGCCGAATATAACATTCCCCATTTACAAGTGTCCGGAGAACTATGATGCCTTTTACTGCCTGAACGATGCCCATTGCTTTGCGATCAAGGTTGGCGAAGATCCGCTTTATAGCTGCGAGTGCGCCATTGGCTTTATGGGACAGCGTTGCGAGTACAAGGAGATCGACAGTACCTATCTGCCCAGGAGACCGCGTCCAATGTTGGAGAAGGCGAGCATTGCAAGTGGTGCCATGTGTGCCCTGGTCTTCATGCTGTTCGTCTGTCTGGCCTTCTATTTGCGCTTCGAACAGCGGGCTAACAAGAAGGCCTACGAGTTGAAGCAGGAACTGCAGCAGGAatacgatgatgatgacggGCAGTGCGAGTGTTGCCGGAATCAGTGCTGTCCGGATGATGATGAGCCAGTCATACTGGAGCGCAAGCTACCCTATCACATGCGGCTGGAGCACGCGCTGATGTCCTTTGCCATTCGACGCAGCACTAAGCTGTGAGGAGAGCGAAATACAGGAATCGAATATGCCTTGCCCAACACAAACTTCATTGGGCCTTAGTCGATAGTTGATAATACCTATTTACTGAATGCTAAATGTATACTCAAAAACGAACTGTCCACTCAAACCTATCTAGAGATCTTCACTTTCTTTTACCGAAAGATTGCACCCAGAAAACTGGTTAAAATAAGCCAGCCAGCCTTGTATTACCCCAATTGActatgaattttttaaaaccttaCGCTagctatttattattattgctaACTGATATGCGTATCACAAACACAACGCGAAACACGCGCCAAGTATTATTTATTGCGAGagagatttaagaaaaaatgatATGGATTTTCTAAATAAACATAAGAAACCGCACCATGCAAATcaaagatttatttaattgaacTACCGGAAATGGAGCTTTTGGTTTCGGAGGTTTTCACTAGTTAAAACTTATAAAGGACACTCGCTATCAATTATGCGGCCTCCATGTGTCAGAAATTGAACAGATAAAACACCTTGCCTAGTTTCTGATTTTCAAtgattatacaaatataaaaaattaacaagTCATGAGGCAATTGCCTAAGGCATGAGCCATTGGAAAAAAATTTACTATTATAATCTTAATCTAGATTTGGCTTACAGACATCTATTAAAAAAACCCATTTGGCGCATCACCTTGAAATAAACT from Drosophila subpulchrella strain 33 F10 #4 breed RU33 chromosome 2L, RU_Dsub_v1.1 Primary Assembly, whole genome shotgun sequence includes:
- the LOC119546864 gene encoding protein spitz — translated: MHSKMSGQHGMAIPALLLIGSLAYLTYIEACSSRTVPKPRSSVSSSMSGTALPPTQATSSTTMRPTTTTTPRPNITFPIYKCPENYDAFYCLNDAHCFAIKVGEDPLYSCECAIGFMGQRCEYKEIDSTYLPRRPRPMLEKASIASGAMCALVFMLFVCLAFYLRFEQRANKKAYELKQELQQEYDDDDGQCECCRNQCCPDDDEPVILERKLPYHMRLEHALMSFAIRRSTKL